A window from Brucella sp. BE17 encodes these proteins:
- a CDS encoding GNAT family N-acetyltransferase has product MTSEIVQAEWRPMHASDIAGVLAVAGLVHPDFFEEEAVFLDRLSLYPAGCFVYTSKDDILGYAISHPWKLDTLPALNSVLGKFPEGCNTYYIHDIALLPVARSGGVATRVLTLMAEQAEADGFLTMALVAVNNSGGFWEKKGFVIRDLPELETKLKSYSDDARYMVRTG; this is encoded by the coding sequence ATGACATCGGAGATAGTACAGGCTGAATGGCGGCCCATGCACGCAAGTGATATAGCGGGTGTGTTGGCCGTGGCTGGGCTTGTACATCCCGATTTTTTTGAAGAAGAGGCGGTCTTTCTTGACCGCCTCAGCCTTTATCCGGCGGGTTGTTTCGTCTATACCAGCAAGGATGACATTCTCGGCTATGCTATCAGCCATCCGTGGAAACTAGATACCTTGCCAGCGCTCAACAGTGTTCTGGGAAAATTTCCGGAAGGCTGCAACACCTATTACATCCATGATATTGCGCTGTTGCCTGTGGCCCGTTCTGGCGGCGTTGCAACGCGTGTCCTTACGCTTATGGCAGAACAGGCGGAGGCTGACGGTTTTCTCACCATGGCATTGGTTGCGGTCAATAATTCAGGTGGCTTCTGGGAGAAGAAGGGCTTTGTCATCCGCGATCTGCCGGAGCTTGAGACGAAGCTGAAAAGCTATTCGGACGACGCCCGTTACATGGTTCGGACGGGATAG
- the serA gene encoding phosphoglycerate dehydrogenase, with amino-acid sequence MAPRVLVSDKLSPTAVQIFKDRGVDVDYLPDLGKDKEKLLEVIGQYDGLAIRSATKVTEKLIASAKNLKVVGRAGIGVDNVDIPAASRRGIIVMNTPFGNSITTAEHAIALMFAVARQLPEADTSTRAGKWEKNRFMGVEITGKTLGIIGCGNIGAVVATRAIGLKMNVVAFDPFLSEARAQELGVEKVELDDLLARADFITLHTPLTDKTRNIINAENLAKTKPGVRIVNCARGGLIVEKDLVEALKSGHVAGAGIDVYETEPATENELFLLPNVVCTPHLGASTSEAQENVALQVAEQMSDYLIKGAVSNAINMPSITAEEAPRLRPFVKLAEVLGAFVGQVTDEPIQEVEVLFDGATATMNTRALLSAALAGLIRPQVADVNMVSAPIMVKERGIIVSEVKRDKSGIFDGYIKLTVKTPLRERSIAGTCFSDGKPRFIQIKGINLDAEVGPHMLYVTNVDIPGMIGLLGTICGKHNVNIANFSLGRDRAGGDAIAMLYVDERIPQAALDELIAQDAINAATPLEFPVGEA; translated from the coding sequence ATGGCACCTCGTGTTCTCGTATCCGACAAGCTTTCACCCACTGCCGTCCAGATTTTCAAGGATCGCGGCGTTGATGTCGATTATCTGCCGGATCTCGGCAAGGACAAGGAAAAGCTTCTCGAAGTGATTGGCCAGTATGACGGTCTGGCGATCCGTTCGGCCACAAAAGTTACCGAAAAACTGATTGCCAGCGCCAAAAATCTGAAAGTTGTCGGACGTGCCGGGATCGGCGTCGATAATGTTGATATTCCGGCCGCATCGCGCCGCGGTATCATTGTCATGAATACGCCCTTCGGCAATTCGATCACCACGGCAGAGCATGCCATCGCATTGATGTTTGCGGTTGCACGCCAACTTCCTGAAGCTGACACGTCTACGCGCGCCGGAAAGTGGGAAAAGAACCGCTTCATGGGCGTTGAAATCACCGGAAAGACGCTCGGGATCATTGGCTGCGGTAATATCGGTGCCGTGGTGGCGACGCGGGCGATTGGCCTTAAAATGAATGTGGTGGCGTTCGATCCCTTCCTTTCAGAAGCTCGCGCCCAGGAACTTGGCGTGGAAAAGGTCGAACTGGATGATCTTCTGGCACGCGCCGATTTCATCACGCTTCATACGCCGCTGACCGACAAGACGCGCAATATCATCAATGCGGAAAACCTCGCCAAGACCAAACCGGGCGTTCGAATTGTCAATTGCGCACGCGGCGGCCTGATCGTCGAGAAAGATCTGGTGGAAGCGCTTAAGTCCGGTCATGTGGCCGGTGCCGGTATCGATGTTTACGAAACCGAGCCAGCGACCGAAAACGAGCTTTTCTTGCTGCCCAATGTCGTTTGCACGCCGCATCTGGGCGCTTCGACCTCTGAAGCACAGGAAAATGTAGCACTTCAGGTTGCCGAGCAGATGTCGGATTACCTGATCAAGGGGGCCGTTTCCAATGCCATCAACATGCCGTCGATTACGGCGGAAGAGGCACCGCGTTTGCGACCTTTCGTCAAGCTCGCCGAAGTTCTGGGTGCTTTTGTCGGTCAGGTGACGGACGAGCCTATCCAGGAAGTGGAGGTGCTTTTTGACGGGGCGACTGCCACGATGAACACACGCGCACTTTTGAGTGCAGCCCTTGCTGGACTTATTCGACCGCAGGTGGCGGATGTCAACATGGTGTCGGCTCCCATCATGGTCAAGGAACGCGGCATCATCGTCTCTGAAGTCAAGCGTGATAAATCGGGCATTTTCGACGGTTATATCAAGCTAACGGTCAAAACCCCGTTGCGTGAGCGTTCCATAGCCGGAACCTGTTTCTCTGATGGCAAGCCGCGCTTCATCCAGATCAAGGGTATCAATCTTGACGCCGAAGTCGGCCCGCATATGCTTTATGTGACCAATGTCGATATTCCGGGCATGATCGGTTTGCTGGGCACGATCTGCGGCAAGCATAATGTCAACATCGCGAATTTCTCTCTGGGACGTGACCGTGCGGGTGGGGATGCGATTGCCATGCTTTATGTGGATGAGCGAATTCCACAAGCAGCTCTTGACGAATTGATTGCTCAGGACGCAATCAATGCGGCAACACCCCTAGAGTTTCCTGTCGGAGAAGCGTGA
- a CDS encoding phosphoserine transaminase — protein sequence MTTIAKPATRPATPNFSSGPCAKRPGWSLDALADTPLGRSHRAKIGKTKLKEAIDLTREILGVPADYRIGIVPASDTGAVEMALWSLLGARGVDMVAWESFGSGWVTDVIKQLKLDDVRQFEAPYGELVDFSKVDFDRDVVFTWNGTTSGVRVPNADFIPATREGLTICDATSAAFAQRLDFAKLDVVTFSWQKVLGGEGAHGILILSPRAVERLESYKPAWPLPKIFRMTKGGKLIEGIFVGETINTPSMLCVEDYLDALSWARSVGGLDGLVGRADTNFAVLDAFIQKTPWIANLAQRPETRSNTSVCLTIVDPEVTALSADQQAAFAKAIVTVLDKEGVAYDIGAYRDAPSGLRIWAGATVEASDLEALTHWLEWAFQTEKAALKAAA from the coding sequence ATGACGACGATTGCCAAGCCGGCCACGCGCCCGGCTACCCCTAATTTTTCATCTGGTCCCTGTGCAAAACGCCCCGGCTGGTCGCTTGATGCGCTTGCCGATACTCCGCTTGGCCGCTCGCATCGTGCGAAAATCGGCAAGACCAAGCTGAAAGAAGCCATCGACCTTACTCGCGAAATTCTCGGCGTTCCTGCCGATTACCGCATCGGCATCGTGCCTGCATCCGATACGGGCGCGGTCGAGATGGCGCTGTGGTCACTGCTCGGCGCACGCGGTGTTGATATGGTCGCGTGGGAAAGCTTTGGCTCGGGCTGGGTCACAGATGTGATAAAACAGCTCAAGCTCGATGATGTTCGCCAGTTTGAAGCGCCCTATGGAGAGTTGGTTGATTTCTCCAAAGTTGATTTCGACCGTGATGTCGTCTTCACATGGAATGGCACGACATCGGGCGTGCGTGTTCCCAATGCGGATTTCATTCCGGCAACGCGTGAAGGCCTGACGATTTGCGACGCAACATCGGCGGCTTTTGCGCAGCGCCTTGATTTTGCCAAGCTCGATGTTGTCACCTTCTCTTGGCAAAAAGTGCTGGGCGGTGAAGGCGCCCATGGAATTCTGATCCTCAGCCCACGTGCGGTCGAGCGTCTGGAAAGCTACAAGCCAGCATGGCCGCTGCCCAAAATTTTCCGCATGACGAAGGGCGGCAAGCTGATCGAAGGTATTTTTGTCGGTGAAACCATCAACACGCCTTCGATGCTCTGTGTCGAAGATTATCTCGACGCGCTGAGCTGGGCGCGTTCGGTTGGCGGTCTGGATGGTCTGGTAGGCCGCGCGGATACAAATTTTGCCGTTCTCGACGCCTTTATCCAGAAGACGCCATGGATTGCCAATCTGGCGCAAAGGCCTGAAACGCGCTCCAATACATCCGTGTGTCTCACAATCGTCGACCCTGAAGTGACAGCACTCTCTGCCGATCAACAGGCGGCTTTTGCCAAAGCAATCGTTACAGTGCTCGATAAGGAAGGCGTTGCCTATGACATCGGCGCTTATCGCGATGCACCGTCTGGCTTGCGTATTTGGGCAGGCGCTACGGTCGAGGCTTCTGACCTTGAAGCGCTGACCCATTGGCTTGAATGGGCATTTCAGACTGAGAAGGCAGCGCTCAAAGCTGCTGCCTGA